The Nitrospira sp. genome window below encodes:
- a CDS encoding phosphatase PAP2 family protein — protein MSAPSQSSRNKLTSIAAVSCSCVALTISLIGVAQFDLPITKYVRSVTIHLPWDQLIVPWMAFTSDTGDWIGEGWRLASLSILLLLGAWAFEKPTIRLVAIQSLIAHGIAALLANGLKHLIGRPRPKFVHSGDWQITPSLVSGLDSFPSGHSTASFAVATVLAKQFPFFGPLCIAIALFVALSRILRGSHFLTDVVGGAVLGILSGFIATAPLRQWRTSIQDGLRHAAMGASALFGSLWVLSRQMESGAVGILFLTLGAGAVAGGLWLRRPQWVRRGGTGGSRHLNTSMLLIAYGLAAMTTSPLVLSSVGFACMAAWLDAIGRNGDYAEKSPGWSMIRESALIAGLAIAILILVDARGVLPLQ, from the coding sequence ATGAGTGCCCCGTCACAGTCATCCCGGAATAAGCTTACCTCGATCGCCGCAGTCAGTTGTTCCTGCGTCGCATTGACCATCAGCCTTATCGGCGTGGCTCAGTTTGATCTGCCGATCACCAAGTACGTGCGTTCGGTGACCATTCATCTCCCCTGGGATCAACTCATTGTCCCGTGGATGGCGTTCACCAGCGATACGGGAGACTGGATCGGCGAAGGATGGCGGCTGGCATCCTTAAGCATCCTACTGCTCCTTGGGGCATGGGCTTTTGAAAAGCCGACGATCAGGCTAGTTGCCATTCAGTCGCTGATCGCTCATGGCATCGCCGCATTACTCGCCAACGGACTGAAACATCTCATCGGAAGGCCCCGACCGAAGTTCGTCCACTCAGGAGACTGGCAGATAACTCCTTCCTTGGTATCGGGGTTGGACTCATTTCCATCGGGACATAGCACGGCGAGTTTTGCCGTCGCCACGGTGCTGGCTAAACAATTTCCTTTTTTCGGACCGCTCTGTATCGCGATCGCACTGTTCGTCGCGCTCAGTCGTATCCTTCGAGGGTCGCATTTCCTGACTGATGTTGTCGGAGGGGCGGTGCTCGGCATCCTCAGCGGCTTCATCGCTACGGCTCCATTAAGACAGTGGCGCACTTCAATCCAGGATGGGCTACGACATGCTGCGATGGGAGCGTCGGCACTGTTTGGCTCGCTCTGGGTCCTATCCCGTCAAATGGAGAGCGGAGCGGTGGGTATCCTCTTCTTGACGCTAGGGGCTGGGGCGGTAGCGGGTGGCTTATGGCTTCGACGACCTCAATGGGTTCGTCGAGGAGGAACAGGCGGGAGCCGGCACTTGAATACCTCGATGCTGTTGATCGCGTACGGCCTGGCCGCCATGACGACCTCACCTCTCGTCCTCTCGTCGGTTGGATTCGCCTGCATGGCGGCTTGGCTCGACGCGATAGGTCGGAACGGGGACTACGCCGAAAAATCTCCTGGATGGTCCATGATACGGGAAAGTGCTCTCATTGCGGGCTTGGCCATTGCCATTTTGATTCTCGTTGATGCACGAGGAGTTCTGCCCCTTCAGTGA
- a CDS encoding M1 family aminopeptidase, giving the protein MSIGKLALQSCLINLLVISVVPIRDALASPSNESFTLVHHDLSVELNPAAHELTASDQIELEVDPQVTSVTFTLAPTLHVESIASRTHPISGGQRNGGGVVPFTSLRPAETTVQRITVSLPTERGRRVILVIRYRGQINEPPKEPRHLRFVTPSETAGHIGLEGVYLSGESLWYPDVAGSLSTYRVTAQIPQEWTAIASGRKETETTNAGKVSSTWVLQDGSEAFTLVANKFVAKLREWKGPTGQRVELQTYFFPDNAGLADEYLDAAARYLDAYVKILGDYPFEKFAVVENFFPSGLGLPSFTLLGSGSIKRHYVQPYALGHEIVHSWIGNSVFNRDDHGNWVEGLTTYLANYYWHELVQDTRQAFEQRRMMLQGYNLYVKPDEDYAVAQFLRKHDEKDNAIGYQKSAFVFHLLRQEIGDKSFWRGLKAFVSAYRNQPADWKSIEEVFSRESGQDLRWFFEQWVEQPGAPLLSLGDVHARRVKGEDSRAAWRLTVQVEQAGKSFRMAIPIRIMMKESTAIKPIVLGLSQTSVEEFVLPDQPLLVELDPDLMAFRRLTRRQLTPMLNGYVTDQQRTVVRAFSDPASPLQQVVSRIIDHEQTGSHKTTVISLKEHSLPHDGSILILAEADERQAIQSAVRESCDDRVVLGEGGFQIDGQRYDGPKMAVLLSCHRANVPDSVITVLYGVTSGAVEKVSRFLFYYGWHSIVVFEDGSVTKREVWQGTSDVKEVRIDARP; this is encoded by the coding sequence ATGTCTATCGGGAAATTGGCTCTTCAATCTTGTCTCATTAATCTTCTAGTGATCTCCGTCGTCCCGATTCGGGACGCTTTGGCCTCACCATCCAATGAAAGTTTCACACTCGTTCACCATGACCTCTCTGTCGAGCTGAATCCCGCTGCGCACGAATTGACGGCGAGTGATCAGATCGAGCTGGAGGTTGATCCACAGGTCACGTCGGTCACGTTCACACTTGCGCCTACGCTGCATGTCGAGTCCATCGCCTCGCGAACGCACCCGATCTCGGGCGGGCAACGAAACGGGGGCGGCGTCGTCCCATTCACGAGCCTGCGTCCTGCTGAGACCACGGTTCAGCGCATCACAGTCTCCCTTCCAACAGAGCGTGGCCGGAGGGTCATATTGGTCATACGCTATCGCGGCCAGATTAATGAGCCGCCTAAGGAACCACGTCACTTGCGGTTCGTCACCCCCAGCGAAACAGCGGGACACATCGGCTTGGAGGGCGTGTACCTGAGCGGTGAAAGCCTATGGTACCCCGACGTCGCCGGCTCACTCAGTACCTATCGAGTGACTGCTCAGATTCCGCAGGAATGGACCGCGATCGCATCGGGGCGGAAGGAAACGGAGACGACGAATGCAGGAAAGGTCTCCTCGACCTGGGTCCTTCAGGACGGGTCAGAAGCGTTCACCCTCGTCGCCAATAAGTTTGTGGCCAAATTGAGAGAATGGAAAGGTCCGACAGGACAACGGGTTGAGCTCCAGACCTATTTCTTTCCCGACAATGCCGGTTTGGCCGATGAGTATTTGGATGCGGCGGCAAGATACCTCGACGCGTATGTCAAGATATTGGGGGACTATCCGTTTGAGAAATTTGCGGTAGTCGAGAATTTTTTTCCGAGCGGTCTTGGTCTGCCTTCGTTCACTCTCCTCGGTAGCGGGAGCATCAAGCGGCACTACGTGCAACCCTATGCGTTGGGTCATGAGATCGTCCATTCCTGGATCGGCAATTCGGTGTTCAATCGCGATGATCACGGCAACTGGGTCGAAGGATTGACGACCTACCTGGCAAATTACTATTGGCACGAGTTGGTTCAGGACACCCGACAGGCTTTTGAGCAAAGACGAATGATGCTTCAAGGGTACAATCTCTATGTGAAACCGGACGAAGATTATGCAGTGGCGCAGTTCCTCAGAAAACACGACGAGAAGGACAATGCCATCGGATATCAGAAATCGGCCTTCGTGTTTCACCTCCTTCGCCAAGAAATCGGAGACAAGTCATTCTGGCGAGGCTTGAAGGCCTTCGTCAGCGCCTATCGCAATCAGCCGGCGGACTGGAAATCGATCGAAGAAGTCTTTTCTCGAGAAAGCGGGCAGGATTTGCGATGGTTTTTCGAGCAGTGGGTCGAACAGCCAGGCGCCCCTCTATTATCCTTGGGCGATGTCCACGCCCGCCGTGTGAAAGGAGAGGATAGCAGAGCAGCTTGGCGATTGACGGTTCAGGTGGAGCAGGCTGGGAAGTCGTTTCGGATGGCGATCCCCATCCGCATCATGATGAAAGAATCGACGGCCATCAAGCCGATCGTACTTGGACTCTCGCAAACGAGCGTTGAGGAATTCGTCCTTCCCGATCAGCCGCTACTGGTGGAGCTTGATCCTGATCTGATGGCTTTTCGTCGGCTGACGAGACGTCAGCTGACTCCCATGCTGAACGGCTATGTGACGGATCAACAGAGGACAGTGGTGCGGGCGTTTTCCGACCCTGCTTCACCGTTGCAGCAGGTTGTGTCTCGTATCATTGATCACGAACAAACGGGATCGCATAAAACGACGGTGATCTCTCTCAAAGAGCATTCCCTCCCCCACGATGGATCGATCCTGATATTGGCGGAAGCCGACGAGCGACAGGCTATTCAGTCCGCGGTGCGGGAATCATGTGATGACCGAGTTGTACTCGGAGAGGGAGGTTTCCAGATCGATGGTCAGAGGTATGATGGGCCGAAGATGGCCGTGCTCTTGTCTTGCCATCGGGCGAATGTGCCGGACAGCGTCATCACAGTTCTGTATGGTGTGACTTCAGGCGCAGTCGAAAAAGTTTCGCGGTTCCTGTTTTATTATGGGTGGCATAGTATCGTCGTCTTTGAGGACGGATCCGTGACGAAACGCGAAGTGTGGCAGGGGACGTCGGATGTGAAGGAGGTCAGGATTGATGCAAGGCCGTAA
- a CDS encoding response regulator: MIKVLIVDDDQMNCDLLQSVFTRQGCHVISTTSGREGLDLFRAHNPRVTLLDLRMPEMDGLTVLKEIRAIDPHAPVIILGGGATEIQENQARALRATDFIRKGLSLDILVEAVSRLSKLPVPPTTAQPFLGNGNVTEQIDESVLIIDDEPLLCDLLVRFLGLRGYRVVGVKDGHEALRIVEDMSPDAIVLDLIMPGMPGIEVLRALRDKGYSGGVIIMTGSHNEELLQEAWSLGPQEILIKPVDLERLLTAIQLVLVCREC; this comes from the coding sequence ATGATCAAAGTCTTGATAGTGGATGATGATCAGATGAATTGCGATCTACTGCAAAGTGTATTTACCCGCCAAGGATGCCACGTCATTTCGACGACCAGTGGACGAGAAGGTCTTGATCTCTTTCGTGCACACAATCCCCGAGTCACCCTGCTGGATCTTCGGATGCCCGAGATGGACGGATTAACTGTTTTGAAGGAAATCCGGGCTATCGACCCCCATGCGCCGGTGATTATCCTGGGCGGAGGAGCAACCGAAATTCAGGAGAATCAAGCACGCGCTCTACGAGCAACGGATTTTATCAGAAAAGGATTGTCGCTGGACATCCTCGTCGAAGCCGTCAGCCGACTCTCAAAGCTACCTGTGCCGCCAACGACCGCGCAGCCCTTCCTTGGTAACGGGAATGTCACCGAGCAGATCGATGAATCCGTCTTGATAATCGATGACGAACCTCTCCTGTGCGACCTCTTGGTTCGTTTTCTCGGTCTGCGCGGTTATCGAGTCGTTGGTGTCAAAGATGGTCATGAGGCTCTGCGGATAGTCGAAGATATGTCGCCCGATGCGATTGTGCTCGACCTGATCATGCCCGGAATGCCCGGGATCGAAGTTCTTCGCGCTCTGCGTGACAAGGGTTATTCGGGTGGTGTCATCATCATGACCGGAAGTCACAATGAGGAATTGCTTCAAGAAGCGTGGAGTCTAGGGCCTCAGGAGATTCTTATAAAACCGGTCGACCTTGAACGACTCTTGACCGCGATCCAGCTTGTACTCGTCTGCCGCGAGTGTTAA
- the ftsY gene encoding signal recognition particle-docking protein FtsY, translating into MGWFQRLSEGLGRTRNVVRQSLDQFLGRTPDEELLEDLEAALLAADLGVCAVDRLMQRVREETRGADAKTSEGLQNVLSRSLYSILQTVSGPTIDQLVNESPKPFVALVVGVNGVGKTTTIAKIAQRVSQAGRRSLLVAGDTFRAAAIEQLQVWGDRIGAEVIRQRHGADPAAVAFDGIVAAKARMVDMVLVDTAGRLHTKFNLMDELRKVKRVIAQELPGAPHEVLLVLDATVGQNALAQARQFHDAVGITGLALTKLDGTARGGIVVAIAEELKLPLRLIGVGEGAEDLQDFNAEAFVAALFGQPTSRS; encoded by the coding sequence ATGGGATGGTTTCAACGGCTGAGCGAAGGGCTAGGTAGAACACGCAACGTCGTGCGGCAATCCCTGGATCAATTCCTCGGGCGTACACCGGACGAGGAACTGCTTGAAGATCTGGAGGCGGCCTTGCTCGCTGCAGACCTCGGCGTCTGCGCTGTCGATCGTTTGATGCAGCGGGTCCGGGAAGAGACGCGCGGGGCGGACGCAAAAACTTCGGAAGGGCTTCAGAATGTCTTAAGTCGGTCGCTCTATAGTATTCTACAAACCGTGTCAGGCCCTACAATCGATCAGCTGGTCAATGAAAGCCCCAAACCGTTTGTCGCCCTTGTCGTCGGAGTCAACGGCGTAGGAAAAACAACCACCATCGCCAAAATCGCACAGCGAGTGAGTCAGGCTGGACGACGATCTCTTCTCGTCGCAGGAGATACCTTTCGTGCAGCCGCCATTGAACAACTTCAAGTTTGGGGGGATCGGATCGGAGCGGAAGTGATTCGTCAACGGCACGGCGCCGATCCGGCTGCCGTGGCGTTCGACGGCATCGTTGCAGCCAAAGCCAGGATGGTGGACATGGTTCTAGTCGATACCGCGGGCCGCTTGCACACCAAGTTTAATCTGATGGACGAGCTGCGGAAAGTCAAACGGGTGATCGCCCAGGAGTTACCCGGTGCGCCACATGAAGTGTTGCTGGTCTTGGATGCCACGGTCGGACAGAACGCACTGGCGCAGGCCCGTCAATTTCACGATGCAGTGGGGATCACTGGACTTGCTCTGACAAAGCTTGATGGGACCGCACGAGGGGGTATCGTCGTCGCGATTGCCGAAGAATTGAAGCTTCCCTTACGCCTCATCGGTGTGGGAGAAGGAGCCGAGGACCTCCAGGACTTCAATGCTGAGGCGTTCGTCGCGGCTCTGTTCGGACAGCCGACTTCCCGCTCATAA
- the ybeY gene encoding rRNA maturation RNase YbeY: MAVYLRVRLTRPVVRQTTLAYLVERVLSAVGESRSELSLELIGDGRMRRLNREYRKKDRTTDVLAFPIRKAVMPRGAGPPTQMLGDVVISLPTAFRQAKEAGRSIDNELAMLLVHGVLHLCGYDHEGNPREAARMSRRERALIHLISPVPRMVIYRAGRATRGR; this comes from the coding sequence ATGGCGGTTTATCTTCGCGTACGTCTCACGCGGCCGGTCGTCCGACAAACAACGCTGGCCTATCTAGTTGAACGTGTCTTATCGGCAGTCGGAGAGTCTCGATCGGAACTGAGTCTGGAATTGATTGGAGACGGACGTATGCGACGGCTGAACCGTGAATACCGCAAGAAGGATCGAACTACTGATGTATTGGCTTTCCCTATCCGCAAAGCCGTTATGCCGCGAGGTGCGGGTCCTCCAACCCAGATGCTTGGTGACGTCGTGATTTCGTTACCGACCGCCTTTCGCCAAGCGAAAGAAGCCGGACGATCGATCGACAATGAGCTGGCCATGCTGTTGGTGCATGGAGTGCTCCATCTCTGCGGGTACGATCATGAAGGTAATCCACGAGAAGCGGCTAGAATGTCGCGTCGAGAACGAGCCCTGATTCATCTGATTTCTCCTGTCCCTCGCATGGTCATCTATCGCGCTGGACGGGCAACAAGAGGTCGTTGA
- a CDS encoding PhoH family protein — protein sequence MRKLKLREGTNTAILFGHHDRHLKLIEDEFGVRLSARGEELTLDGLPEAVRQAERILVELASLTNQGISLQAEDITHALSALRRAPEASLMNLLGESAMIVTKKRFVGPKSPTQKSYIEAIEGHDIVIAIGPAGTGKTYLAMAMAVSALMNKEVSRIILARPAVEAGEKLGFLPGDIYEKVNPYLRPLYDALFDMMDMERANRLIERGDIEIAPLAFMRGRTLNDSFVILDEAQNATAEQMKMFLTRLGFHSKVVVTGDITQVDLPSDRVSGLIQVKDVLREVEGIEFVYFDEKDVVRHRLVQEIIKAYDRHQPVNSSDSRHARGQVASHQRPSSNPRKSSAAGSSPPDLSGSSH from the coding sequence GTGCGTAAGCTCAAGCTACGAGAAGGCACCAATACCGCTATTCTGTTCGGTCATCATGACCGGCATCTCAAGTTGATCGAGGACGAGTTCGGAGTCCGGCTCTCTGCGCGTGGGGAAGAGCTTACGTTGGACGGTCTTCCCGAGGCTGTCCGTCAGGCAGAACGCATCCTCGTCGAACTTGCCTCCCTGACCAACCAAGGGATATCACTCCAAGCTGAAGATATAACCCATGCGCTCAGCGCATTGCGCCGAGCTCCCGAAGCTTCGCTCATGAACCTGCTCGGCGAGTCGGCAATGATCGTCACAAAAAAACGGTTCGTTGGTCCCAAGTCGCCCACACAGAAGTCCTACATCGAAGCGATTGAGGGGCATGATATTGTGATCGCCATCGGACCGGCCGGAACGGGGAAAACTTATCTAGCTATGGCGATGGCCGTCAGTGCCCTGATGAACAAAGAGGTAAGCCGGATCATTCTTGCTCGGCCGGCGGTTGAGGCAGGGGAAAAACTCGGTTTTCTGCCCGGCGACATATACGAAAAAGTGAATCCTTACCTGCGGCCACTCTACGACGCATTGTTTGATATGATGGACATGGAACGAGCGAATCGTTTGATCGAGCGGGGAGATATTGAAATTGCACCCCTAGCTTTCATGCGCGGAAGGACGCTCAATGATTCCTTTGTCATTCTAGATGAAGCACAAAATGCTACCGCAGAACAGATGAAAATGTTTCTCACCCGATTGGGGTTCCATTCAAAGGTTGTCGTTACCGGCGACATCACGCAAGTCGATTTACCGAGTGATCGAGTGTCCGGCCTCATTCAGGTGAAAGACGTTCTCCGGGAGGTTGAGGGTATTGAGTTCGTGTACTTCGATGAAAAGGATGTGGTCCGACATCGACTGGTTCAAGAGATTATCAAGGCCTATGATCGTCATCAGCCCGTCAATAGCAGTGATTCTCGACATGCTCGAGGGCAGGTCGCCTCCCACCAGCGCCCATCATCCAACCCACGCAAATCGTCCGCTGCCGGCTCGTCGCCGCCCGATCTATCCGGCAGTTCTCATTGA
- a CDS encoding Ig domain-containing protein yields the protein MMGMLFKQVMGVEHSRHDFRECNESIATDVHTSSMNVTRYSLLSLSMWAVVFSTSCTASSPGAANGSTSAKGNQPPTITSAKILIEPIQLTGPVGVQVDAQDPEREAVSFLYQWYVDNTPLAGQTHATLPAEVLRRGQSVFVEIVPSDGTNNGQSYRTKVAVVGNTSPKVTAVSLTPQAARSGEKLEAQVEASDPDHDRVDLTYKWYRNEIVIKEGEESFLNTAGFVVHDKIMVEVTGHDPAVTGNSSKSEPLVLGNSAPRIVSTPPISDSQGHFDYTVKAMDADGDRVIYYLEAAPIGMSINETSGHILWQIPSDQEGIFHVKVTAKDVHGGMATQEFDLTLTSSGPAKPSGT from the coding sequence ATGATGGGAATGTTGTTTAAACAGGTCATGGGCGTGGAACATTCTCGCCATGACTTCCGTGAGTGCAACGAATCGATAGCGACCGATGTGCACACGTCATCTATGAACGTTACTCGGTATTCACTCCTGTCTTTGAGTATGTGGGCAGTAGTCTTCAGCACGTCATGTACCGCTTCTTCTCCGGGTGCGGCCAATGGATCAACTTCGGCTAAGGGGAACCAGCCTCCAACCATTACTTCTGCGAAGATCCTTATCGAACCTATCCAGCTGACCGGGCCTGTAGGTGTTCAGGTCGATGCACAAGATCCTGAGCGAGAGGCGGTGTCATTCTTATATCAGTGGTACGTGGATAACACCCCTCTTGCCGGACAAACCCATGCTACCTTGCCGGCTGAAGTGTTAAGACGCGGGCAGTCAGTTTTTGTGGAAATTGTCCCCTCAGACGGTACCAACAACGGCCAATCCTACCGCACAAAAGTTGCTGTCGTTGGGAATACTTCACCGAAAGTAACGGCTGTTTCCCTGACGCCTCAGGCTGCACGAAGTGGGGAGAAACTTGAAGCCCAGGTTGAGGCAAGCGACCCAGACCATGATCGGGTTGATTTGACCTACAAATGGTATCGTAATGAAATCGTGATTAAGGAAGGAGAAGAATCCTTTCTCAATACGGCTGGATTTGTGGTTCACGATAAAATTATGGTTGAGGTGACAGGACATGATCCCGCCGTTACGGGCAATTCGTCGAAGTCTGAACCACTCGTTTTGGGGAATAGTGCTCCGAGGATCGTCTCCACTCCTCCCATCTCAGACTCTCAAGGCCATTTCGACTACACTGTGAAAGCTATGGATGCGGATGGCGACCGGGTGATTTATTATCTAGAGGCCGCTCCAATCGGAATGAGCATCAATGAAACATCCGGCCATATTCTATGGCAGATCCCGTCCGATCAAGAAGGAATCTTCCATGTCAAAGTAACGGCCAAAGACGTGCATGGCGGTATGGCCACACAGGAATTCGATTTGACTTTGACCAGCTCAGGTCCCGCTAAGCCGTCAGGAACCTGA